The DNA segment GGCGCGCTCGCCTTCATGAGCTTTTCCGGCAAGATGATCACGGTCTTCGGCCCGGGCGGCGTGGGGGTGACGGACGATCGACAGTTGGCCGAGGACGTCTCCAGCCTGCGCGACCAGGGGCGGAACCGCAAAGAGGAGGTGAGTTTCATCCGCCGGACCGATGCGTCCTGGTACGAGCAGCGGCGCATCGGGTACAACATGCACCTCACGGAGGTCTGCGCCGCACTCGGACGCGTCCAACTACGGATGCTCGACGAGTTCCTCGCCCACCGGCGCCGGGCGGCGGCCCACTACGCCGCACGCTTCCGGGATGCGGATCTCCCGCTCGACCTGCCGCCGGAGCGTCCGTGGGCGAGCCCGTCGTATCTCCATTTCGTGGTGCTGACCCGGCAGCGGGACGCGTTGTGGAAGTTCTTGCGGAGCCGCGACATCGAGGCAAGCATTCATTACCCGGCCCCTCTGCATCTCCTCGCGCCGGTCCGCGAGCGCTTCGGCACGTCGAGAGGGCAGTTCCCGATCGCCGAGCGGCTGTGCGCCGAGAACCTCTCCCTTCCCGTGGGCCTCCACATGACGCCCGCGATGCTGGAACGCGTGGCGGACTCGGTCGTTGCGTTCTTCCGCGAGCGGCCTTCCGCGTGACCGGCCGCGATCCTACCCCTTGCCCACCGCGTAGTAGTCGACCTCCCAGGAACTGGCAA comes from the bacterium genome and includes:
- a CDS encoding DegT/DnrJ/EryC1/StrS family aminotransferase; amino-acid sequence: MRIPYRSMHLTDEMRQKAVEVLESGRSYGGEDTQRFEVELAQRCGRRYGVAANSGTSILLMALDALSVKPGDEVIMAANAYVGVLAPVVKIGAVPVFVEADHETRNISAAAAAAAITPRTRVMVPVHMYGFPCDMDAISAAASARGVTVLEDAAHALGATYRGRPVGSFGALAFMSFSGKMITVFGPGGVGVTDDRQLAEDVSSLRDQGRNRKEEVSFIRRTDASWYEQRRIGYNMHLTEVCAALGRVQLRMLDEFLAHRRRAAAHYAARFRDADLPLDLPPERPWASPSYLHFVVLTRQRDALWKFLRSRDIEASIHYPAPLHLLAPVRERFGTSRGQFPIAERLCAENLSLPVGLHMTPAMLERVADSVVAFFRERPSA